In one window of Halocatena salina DNA:
- a CDS encoding helix-turn-helix domain-containing protein, which yields MQRGINDPREIWIDGTLVATQEAIQYVNLLNDGTVVGVARFRGDADQLATIEDEIPEIISCTVTGGKTWLAYMHYEPDEFEATLLNRIDTEAISIDWPMRETDDGLRVTLFGEDAALQQLIAGLPEEVDVTLERTGAYQPDMSDPAGKLTDRQKEVLRTALAAGYYEIPRRATQRDLATELGLSRGTIGDHLRRAEAKIIRSIII from the coding sequence ATGCAGAGAGGCATCAATGATCCGAGAGAGATCTGGATCGATGGCACGCTCGTCGCGACACAGGAAGCGATACAGTACGTCAATCTTCTCAATGATGGAACCGTTGTTGGGGTCGCACGATTCAGAGGCGATGCTGATCAGCTCGCAACGATAGAAGACGAGATCCCGGAGATCATCTCCTGCACTGTGACAGGCGGTAAGACGTGGCTGGCGTACATGCACTATGAGCCTGACGAGTTTGAAGCAACTCTTCTCAACCGTATCGATACCGAAGCAATCAGTATCGACTGGCCGATGAGAGAGACTGATGATGGACTGCGAGTCACGCTCTTCGGTGAGGATGCAGCCCTTCAGCAACTGATCGCTGGCTTGCCTGAGGAAGTAGACGTTACTCTTGAACGAACAGGAGCGTATCAGCCGGACATGAGTGACCCAGCGGGGAAACTCACCGACCGGCAGAAAGAAGTCCTCCGGACAGCACTTGCCGCAGGATACTATGAGATCCCCCGTCGTGCGACACAACGCGATTTAGCCACCGAGCTTGGGCTTTCACGGGGAACGATTGGAGACCATCTTCGGCGGGCAGAAGCAAAGATCATCCGATCGATAATTATATGA
- a CDS encoding MFS transporter, protein MSGEMELPHPRLAQGTLLLASMLTIMAGATISPALPAIQREFATAPNAEILVGLVLTMHGLFIAVGSPIIGALADRYGRRWLLLASTVVYALAGGSGFVLDSLIAILVGRAVLGLAVAGVMVTVTALITDYYEENHRDTILGRQGAFMSIGGVVLLPLAGVLADIGWRVPFLVYTVALVLLPAMTFALPEPSRHEPTSDRPTSIDDVRRTLTEFPLGTLGLIAALGLVGQIIFYMTPVQIPFYLETRTGASGTVIGAALAASTGAGGIASLLYGRIRRSLSVIGIVSLTFGLMSIGYAVIGVSGTVFGVVAGLAVAGTGSGFLLTNLNAWIAAVTPESVRGRALSLLTSAFFLGQFLSPLVVRPVNETVGLGVMFLGVGMVLGMAAIGFAFAAVFVTPPTESTLGSDQQITK, encoded by the coding sequence ATGAGCGGCGAGATGGAACTCCCGCATCCGCGGCTCGCCCAGGGAACATTGTTGCTTGCCAGCATGCTCACGATCATGGCGGGAGCGACGATCTCCCCGGCGCTGCCCGCGATTCAGCGGGAGTTTGCGACTGCGCCGAACGCGGAAATCCTCGTTGGGCTTGTCCTCACGATGCACGGGTTGTTCATTGCAGTCGGTTCACCCATCATCGGGGCGCTTGCTGACCGATACGGCCGCCGATGGTTGCTCCTGGCTTCGACGGTCGTCTACGCACTCGCTGGTGGCTCTGGATTCGTGCTGGATTCGTTGATAGCGATTCTCGTCGGTCGAGCGGTGCTAGGGCTGGCCGTTGCGGGCGTGATGGTGACTGTGACTGCGCTGATTACCGACTACTACGAGGAGAACCACCGGGATACGATCCTCGGGCGACAGGGTGCCTTTATGTCCATTGGCGGCGTCGTCCTGTTGCCGCTCGCAGGCGTGCTCGCAGATATCGGCTGGCGGGTTCCCTTCCTCGTCTACACGGTGGCGTTGGTGCTCCTGCCAGCGATGACGTTCGCGTTACCGGAACCAAGCCGCCATGAACCTACGAGCGACCGTCCGACGAGTATCGACGACGTCCGCCGGACACTCACCGAGTTCCCGCTCGGAACGCTCGGGCTTATCGCCGCGCTCGGACTGGTCGGTCAGATCATTTTCTACATGACTCCCGTCCAGATTCCGTTCTATCTCGAAACGCGGACTGGAGCAAGTGGCACGGTGATCGGTGCTGCGTTAGCAGCATCGACGGGTGCCGGTGGGATCGCTTCGCTGCTGTACGGTCGTATCCGTCGGTCCTTGAGTGTGATCGGTATTGTTTCACTCACGTTCGGGCTCATGAGTATTGGATATGCCGTGATTGGGGTGAGTGGGACGGTGTTCGGCGTTGTCGCTGGTCTAGCGGTCGCGGGGACCGGAAGCGGGTTTCTCCTGACGAATCTCAATGCATGGATCGCGGCAGTCACCCCGGAATCCGTTCGCGGGCGGGCACTTAGTCTTCTGACCAGCGCGTTCTTTCTCGGACAGTTCCTGTCCCCACTCGTGGTTCGCCCGGTGAATGAGACGGTCGGGCTCGGAGTGATGTTTCTCGGCGTCGGGATGGTGTTGGGAATGGCGGCGATTGGATTCGCGTTCGCAGCGGTGTTTGTCACGCCACCGACCGAGTCTACGCTCGGATCTGACCAGCAAATCACGAAGTGA
- a CDS encoding luciferase domain-containing protein produces the protein MNSVESAVSAWPGVEVNSHDRGGGREFVLDGREISHVHRGRLVDIPFAKRVHDVLIAEERAEKHHVMPDSGWVSYRIQSEEDVEGALWLLRVAYLYHVITMRKREERSLEDGVDIDAALIQLSMSDTLEDVFNEVRVT, from the coding sequence ATGAATTCGGTCGAATCCGCCGTCAGTGCGTGGCCCGGAGTCGAAGTCAATTCGCACGACCGTGGCGGTGGCCGTGAATTCGTCCTCGATGGGCGGGAGATTAGCCACGTCCACCGCGGCAGGCTCGTTGACATCCCGTTCGCCAAACGTGTCCATGACGTCCTCATCGCAGAGGAACGGGCCGAAAAACACCACGTCATGCCCGATTCCGGGTGGGTGTCCTATCGGATTCAGTCGGAAGAAGACGTCGAGGGAGCACTCTGGCTCCTCCGCGTCGCGTATCTTTACCACGTGATCACGATGCGAAAGCGTGAGGAACGCTCCCTGGAAGATGGAGTCGATATCGACGCAGCACTCATCCAATTGAGCATGAGCGACACGTTGGAAGACGTGTTCAATGAGGTGAGAGTCACATGA
- a CDS encoding NADPH-dependent FMN reductase, whose translation MTAPSLQILVVQGTIRDGRSSIHPARYVTDRFRENGHDVELFDMKDYEIPLFRNRRDAISDPHPNVDAFGQEVEAADALVVVVPEYNHSIPGTLKNLLDHLYPEYEDTAFSYVTVSAGGFGGVRALSHLHDITLEFNAHPGPDLPVSNVRDVFDEDGTLIDETYEDRFETFVEAVVDHAEQFVLSAVGTTPEADV comes from the coding sequence ATGACCGCTCCCTCGCTGCAAATCCTCGTCGTGCAGGGAACGATCCGAGACGGACGGAGTTCGATCCACCCTGCTCGGTATGTCACCGATCGGTTCCGTGAGAACGGCCACGATGTCGAACTCTTCGATATGAAGGACTACGAGATTCCGTTGTTCAGGAATCGGCGGGACGCGATTAGCGACCCACACCCTAATGTGGACGCATTCGGCCAGGAAGTCGAGGCGGCGGATGCACTCGTTGTCGTCGTACCGGAGTACAACCACTCAATTCCCGGCACGCTGAAGAACCTGCTCGATCACCTGTATCCTGAATACGAGGACACAGCGTTTTCGTACGTCACCGTTTCAGCGGGTGGATTCGGCGGCGTCAGAGCTCTCAGTCATCTCCACGATATCACGCTGGAGTTCAACGCCCATCCCGGCCCTGACCTGCCCGTCTCGAACGTGCGTGATGTCTTCGACGAGGACGGCACCCTCATCGACGAGACGTACGAGGACCGCTTCGAGACGTTCGTCGAAGCAGTCGTTGACCATGCCGAACAGTTTGTCCTATCTGCTGTCGGCACTACCCCGGAGGCTGACGTATGA
- a CDS encoding NAD(P)/FAD-dependent oxidoreductase, giving the protein MTDVAIVGGGPAGLSAALFTAKNDLDTVVFDVDETWLHKAHLFNYLGIESADGTAFMETARAQVDEFDVDRKQGELVTDVKNGTSGFTVTSDENGYVADYVVLATGAKRRLAESLGCAFTDEDIVDVDVTMETSVANAYATGAMVRAEEWEAIISAGDGAAAALNILTKEKGEHFHDFDTPADAE; this is encoded by the coding sequence ATGACTGATGTCGCCATCGTTGGCGGCGGTCCTGCAGGACTGAGCGCCGCACTGTTCACCGCGAAAAACGATCTCGATACCGTTGTATTCGACGTTGATGAAACCTGGCTGCACAAGGCCCATCTCTTCAACTACCTCGGTATCGAGAGTGCGGACGGCACTGCATTCATGGAGACGGCGCGCGCACAGGTGGACGAGTTCGACGTGGATAGAAAACAGGGCGAGCTCGTGACGGACGTCAAAAACGGCACATCCGGTTTCACCGTCACGTCCGACGAGAACGGATACGTGGCCGATTATGTCGTGCTGGCAACAGGGGCGAAGCGTAGGCTTGCCGAATCCCTCGGCTGTGCGTTCACGGATGAAGACATCGTAGACGTGGATGTGACGATGGAGACGAGCGTTGCGAACGCCTACGCGACGGGGGCGATGGTGCGTGCCGAGGAATGGGAGGCAATTATCTCTGCGGGAGACGGCGCTGCCGCCGCGCTCAACATCCTCACGAAAGAAAAGGGTGAGCACTTCCACGACTTCGACACCCCCGCGGACGCAGAGTGA
- a CDS encoding helix-turn-helix domain-containing protein, protein MPRVQLTFDAAARDDPLAAISTELPDEEFSILSSHPTDDGILGLVELDTPDPDTVAQHFEDAPEMSYEVLHNDGQTLVIQYLIPETESNRALRASGILPRFPAHLQDGWLTAEHTASHERVSQFPTEMDSAGIPYQIQSITQAYDPTELLTARQHEFIIEAVERGYYDSPRECTLTELADGFGVNPSAASGVLHRAEETIIKEAVGESSVEADENQ, encoded by the coding sequence ATGCCTCGCGTACAACTCACGTTCGACGCTGCAGCACGCGACGATCCACTGGCTGCGATTTCGACCGAGCTGCCCGACGAAGAATTCAGCATACTATCGAGCCATCCCACGGACGATGGGATACTCGGGCTTGTAGAACTCGACACGCCTGATCCGGACACGGTCGCTCAACACTTCGAGGACGCCCCAGAGATGTCGTACGAGGTGCTGCACAACGATGGACAGACGCTGGTGATTCAGTATTTGATCCCGGAAACGGAATCGAATCGAGCACTTCGCGCCTCGGGAATCCTGCCGCGATTCCCCGCACACTTGCAAGATGGGTGGTTGACAGCCGAGCATACTGCCTCACACGAGCGGGTATCCCAGTTCCCGACAGAGATGGATTCTGCAGGTATCCCGTATCAGATCCAGTCGATCACACAAGCGTACGACCCGACCGAATTGCTCACGGCCCGACAACACGAATTCATCATCGAAGCGGTCGAGCGTGGATACTACGATAGTCCCCGTGAGTGTACCCTCACGGAACTGGCAGACGGGTTCGGTGTGAATCCATCGGCTGCAAGCGGCGTGCTCCACCGCGCGGAAGAAACGATTATCAAGGAAGCTGTCGGTGAGTCATCGGTCGAAGCAGACGAGAACCAATAG
- the pip gene encoding prolyl aminopeptidase — translation MTELYPPTEPYDNGMLDVGDGNHVYWEVCGNPKGKPALVVHGGPGLGCSPRHRQDFDPERYQVVLFDQRGCGRSTPPASDLETDMNSNTTEHLLADMEQLREHLGIERWLLSGASWGSTLLLAYAERHPDRVSEIVITGVTTTRRSEIDWLYHGMSRFFPEEWERFRTVPDTHYSDIVAGYARLMDDPDQEVRKRAANEWCAWEDTIISEEPNGTANVFAGRSLDEKLSFVRIASHYFSNGAWLEEGELLRNADRLSDIPGVLIHGRLDLAAPLETAWELDRAWPDAELIVVDDSGHTGSDTMTEYKHSAIERFARS, via the coding sequence ATGACTGAACTCTACCCACCCACCGAGCCATACGACAACGGAATGCTCGATGTTGGGGATGGGAATCACGTGTACTGGGAAGTCTGTGGCAACCCTAAGGGTAAGCCTGCTCTCGTGGTTCACGGTGGCCCGGGATTGGGATGTTCACCACGCCACCGCCAAGATTTCGATCCCGAGCGCTACCAGGTAGTTCTGTTCGACCAACGCGGGTGCGGACGTAGCACACCTCCCGCAAGCGACCTCGAAACGGACATGAATTCGAACACAACCGAGCATCTTCTCGCAGATATGGAACAGCTCCGTGAACACCTCGGTATCGAACGCTGGCTGTTGTCCGGTGCTTCGTGGGGCTCGACGCTACTCCTCGCCTACGCTGAGCGACATCCGGATCGAGTCTCGGAAATCGTCATCACGGGCGTTACTACCACTCGGCGTTCCGAGATCGACTGGCTCTACCACGGCATGTCTCGATTCTTCCCAGAGGAATGGGAGCGATTTCGAACGGTGCCCGATACCCACTACAGCGATATTGTCGCTGGCTATGCCCGCCTCATGGATGACCCTGATCAAGAGGTTCGGAAACGAGCCGCGAACGAGTGGTGTGCATGGGAAGACACGATCATCTCTGAGGAACCGAACGGAACGGCGAACGTCTTTGCTGGCCGCTCGCTCGATGAGAAGCTCTCGTTCGTGCGCATCGCCTCGCACTACTTTTCGAACGGGGCGTGGCTGGAGGAGGGGGAACTCCTCCGCAACGCCGACCGCTTAAGCGACATTCCAGGCGTTCTCATTCACGGTCGTCTCGATTTGGCCGCACCGCTTGAGACTGCGTGGGAGTTAGACCGCGCTTGGCCCGATGCCGAACTAATCGTTGTCGATGACTCCGGGCACACTGGCAGTGACACGATGACCGAATACAAACACAGCGCTATCGAAAGGTTCGCCAGGAGCTGA
- a CDS encoding helix-turn-helix domain-containing protein — protein sequence MRDGWQTIETITSWERLSQLKAEFEQADVAFEVLLVTRSVEMTDLLTDRQWEVLTEAITRGYYDSPRECSLTDLRTPSILTHQR from the coding sequence TTGCGCGATGGATGGCAAACCATCGAAACGATCACCTCGTGGGAGCGGCTCTCGCAGCTCAAAGCCGAATTCGAGCAGGCCGATGTCGCGTTCGAAGTGCTCTTAGTCACCCGATCCGTCGAGATGACCGACCTTTTGACTGATCGACAATGGGAGGTACTTACTGAAGCCATCACACGTGGCTACTACGATAGCCCGCGTGAGTGTTCTCTCACTGACCTCCGGACGCCCTCGATATTAACTCATCAGCGGTGA
- a CDS encoding ester cyclase: MLTDSETQIVDRYVEEILSDDNFAVADEILAPDFVIHGLQTLRGRESFIEVQSTVLRKAFPDLTFDVEDMFGDGNKVGVRATIRGTHQGEYLGIAATGRQVEVETTMILRVSDGQIEEVWPVMDSLTWFQQLGAVPTMDWQEEE, translated from the coding sequence ATGTTGACAGATTCTGAGACACAGATCGTCGATCGCTACGTTGAAGAGATCTTGAGCGACGATAACTTCGCTGTCGCTGACGAGATACTCGCACCCGACTTCGTCATCCATGGGTTGCAAACGCTCCGAGGCAGGGAGAGCTTTATCGAAGTTCAGTCGACGGTGCTACGCAAGGCGTTTCCTGACCTGACGTTCGACGTGGAAGACATGTTTGGAGACGGGAACAAGGTTGGGGTTCGAGCCACAATACGAGGCACACATCAGGGAGAGTATCTCGGAATAGCAGCAACAGGGCGGCAGGTAGAGGTAGAAACGACAATGATACTCCGAGTGTCGGACGGACAGATAGAAGAAGTGTGGCCAGTAATGGACTCACTGACTTGGTTCCAGCAGCTTGGGGCAGTACCAACAATGGACTGGCAAGAAGAGGAATGA
- a CDS encoding acyl-CoA dehydrogenase family protein, which yields METTAERDGEEWILNGHKEWVTNFLDADTVLTYAKTEPEEDAPHNISAFLVPTDAFEVDTVWETLGAWSVKSPRVALDDVRVPADRLVTKTRPTSSGEGSTSV from the coding sequence ATGGAAACGACCGCCGAACGTGATGGCGAGGAGTGGATCCTCAACGGTCACAAGGAGTGGGTGACAAACTTCCTTGATGCCGATACCGTGTTGACGTATGCGAAGACCGAGCCGGAAGAGGATGCTCCACATAACATCAGCGCGTTTCTCGTGCCGACCGACGCGTTCGAGGTCGATACCGTGTGGGAGACGCTCGGAGCCTGGAGCGTGAAATCCCCACGGGTTGCCTTAGATGATGTTCGCGTGCCCGCAGACCGGCTAGTGACGAAAACGAGGCCTACGTCCAGCGGGGAGGGATCAACATCGGTGTGA
- a CDS encoding phosphotransferase-like protein has translation MFSRHASGPDLLLDVGFSRQQFDEFHAGVEYGMEVNTERATPAKCAEQIAAHYEDLSQWQRGPLE, from the coding sequence ATGTTCTCAAGGCACGCGAGCGGTCCAGACCTCCTGCTCGACGTTGGTTTCTCTCGCCAGCAGTTCGATGAGTTCCACGCTGGTGTCGAATACGGCATGGAGGTCAACACCGAAAGAGCAACACCTGCAAAGTGCGCTGAGCAAATCGCCGCCCACTACGAGGATCTCTCGCAATGGCAGCGAGGACCGCTCGAGTGA
- a CDS encoding phosphotransferase-like protein translates to MRCTTGPNKRLSPESSIRTIEQSRQRRVREQRHHRPPRADLDAELLSGYDTVLVGVRCPLNVLKARERSRPPARRWFLSPAVR, encoded by the coding sequence ATGCGATGTACGACTGGGCCGAACAAACGACTCTCACCTGAATCATCCATCCGTACCATTGAGCAGTCGCGGCAGCGGCGAGTGCGGGAACAACGTCATCACCGACCACCTCGAGCAGATCTCGACGCAGAGCTACTGAGTGGATACGATACCGTTCTCGTTGGTGTCAGGTGTCCCCTCAATGTTCTCAAGGCACGCGAGCGGTCCAGACCTCCTGCTCGACGTTGGTTTCTCTCGCCAGCAGTTCGATGA
- a CDS encoding GNAT family N-acetyltransferase produces MDYELRESVPTPESFVALREAAEMGTRSVEAATQALPNTLYGVSLLEKKSGETVGMARVVGDGGCYFQICDVVVDPAHQGGGLGSWMMDAVMEFLTENAPETAYVNLIADVDGFYEQWGFKPTAPESQAMYLLM; encoded by the coding sequence ATGGACTATGAACTTCGGGAATCCGTGCCAACGCCAGAGTCGTTCGTTGCGCTTCGTGAGGCGGCCGAAATGGGAACTCGCTCAGTGGAGGCCGCCACCCAGGCACTTCCAAATACACTCTATGGCGTCTCACTACTCGAGAAAAAATCCGGCGAGACCGTCGGAATGGCACGAGTCGTCGGCGACGGAGGATGCTATTTTCAAATCTGTGACGTTGTCGTAGATCCGGCCCATCAAGGCGGTGGCCTTGGGTCATGGATGATGGACGCCGTCATGGAGTTTCTCACCGAAAACGCGCCAGAGACGGCATACGTCAACCTCATCGCAGACGTGGATGGATTCTATGAGCAATGGGGATTCAAGCCCACAGCGCCAGAATCCCAAGCAATGTACCTCTTAATGTGA
- a CDS encoding GNAT family N-acetyltransferase, with protein sequence MNSLRLRSATVADLLGVREWIDTPSALLQWAGPVFSYPLDEPQVRAHLAGTGQPSPTRRAFAAVDETGLVVGYLELDRIDSENRTASVSRVIVAPDARGEGYGAEMVRHVVTFGFDDLHLHRIGLRVFTFNDAALACYERVGFTHEGTLRDARHHDGEYWSLVQMSILDDEWEEVD encoded by the coding sequence ATGAACTCTCTCCGACTTCGATCAGCAACGGTCGCCGACCTGCTCGGGGTACGCGAGTGGATCGACACACCCTCCGCGTTGCTCCAGTGGGCCGGCCCCGTGTTCTCTTATCCACTTGATGAGCCGCAGGTCCGTGCGCACCTCGCGGGGACTGGCCAGCCCTCGCCGACTAGACGGGCATTCGCGGCCGTCGACGAGACGGGCCTCGTGGTCGGCTATCTCGAACTGGACCGCATCGATAGTGAGAATCGAACCGCCAGTGTCTCACGAGTCATCGTCGCACCAGACGCACGAGGGGAAGGCTACGGTGCCGAGATGGTCCGGCACGTCGTGACGTTCGGATTCGATGACCTCCACCTCCACCGAATTGGCCTTCGGGTGTTCACGTTCAACGATGCCGCACTCGCTTGTTACGAACGAGTGGGGTTCACCCACGAGGGGACGCTCCGCGATGCTCGTCACCACGACGGAGAGTACTGGAGCTTGGTCCAGATGAGTATCCTCGACGACGAGTGGGAAGAAGTGGACTGA
- a CDS encoding helix-turn-helix domain-containing protein: protein MGSQDGVEVPATAGTATRGFLVEWGVDTGENIIDSLVNHGFVPRRTYQMTSGREQWSVITTMDRHEAQEQLSDVSSKTDADINIQRVTSNGRQPSGPSQLDVLSPRQREVFEYACQQGYYDWPRKVSATDLADDLGITKATVTEHLRKAESRLFTPFR, encoded by the coding sequence ATGGGTAGTCAAGACGGGGTCGAAGTACCAGCTACTGCTGGGACTGCGACACGGGGATTTCTCGTCGAATGGGGCGTTGATACAGGGGAGAACATCATCGATTCACTCGTTAATCACGGCTTCGTTCCACGACGAACCTACCAAATGACGAGTGGTCGTGAGCAGTGGAGCGTGATTACCACAATGGATCGCCATGAAGCCCAAGAACAACTCAGCGATGTGAGCTCCAAAACTGATGCTGATATCAATATCCAACGAGTCACGTCTAACGGTCGCCAGCCAAGTGGCCCGTCTCAATTGGATGTTCTTTCCCCTCGACAGCGGGAAGTGTTCGAATACGCTTGTCAGCAGGGGTACTATGACTGGCCTCGAAAGGTCTCCGCGACCGACCTTGCGGACGATCTCGGCATTACAAAGGCAACTGTAACTGAACACCTCCGGAAAGCGGAATCCCGTCTATTCACCCCTTTTCGGTAG
- a CDS encoding LysE/ArgO family amino acid transporter — MPLAAFTHGIVLAIGLIVALGPQNVFIFQQGAVQPRLTRALPTVLTAGISDTLLILLAVLGVSVVVLQFVWLQTVLFGAGFVFLLYIGWVLYSSPALDVDPHTEEFLGTREQIGFTASVSLLNPHAILDTIGVIGTNALAYSGLNRGIFTAGCLFVSWGWFSGLAVAGWVLGESANADRWMQYLNTVSAAVVWIVALYMGWQLIGLLEIM; from the coding sequence ATGCCTCTCGCTGCATTTACACATGGAATCGTTCTCGCAATCGGTCTCATCGTTGCACTCGGTCCCCAGAACGTTTTCATATTCCAGCAAGGCGCAGTTCAGCCCCGCCTCACCCGCGCTCTTCCGACTGTGCTTACTGCGGGTATCTCGGATACACTACTAATCCTTCTCGCAGTTCTCGGTGTTTCGGTCGTAGTTCTCCAGTTTGTGTGGTTGCAGACCGTGCTGTTCGGGGCTGGGTTCGTGTTCTTGCTCTACATCGGATGGGTGCTTTATTCCTCACCTGCGCTTGATGTGGACCCACATACAGAGGAGTTTCTCGGAACACGCGAGCAGATCGGGTTTACAGCATCTGTCTCATTACTGAACCCACATGCAATTTTGGACACTATTGGTGTGATTGGGACTAACGCATTAGCCTATTCCGGGCTAAACCGCGGGATATTCACTGCAGGTTGCCTGTTCGTGTCGTGGGGATGGTTTAGTGGGCTCGCTGTCGCGGGATGGGTCCTAGGGGAGTCAGCAAATGCTGACCGTTGGATGCAGTATCTCAATACGGTCTCAGCAGCTGTCGTCTGGATTGTCGCGCTCTATATGGGCTGGCAGCTTATCGGATTATTAGAGATCATGTAG
- a CDS encoding HD domain-containing protein: MDRHYKAIEQAFPELATIESNDLRTGVREAWATAIADNDINDIETVAWLPPVQRDLGLADELLVPHIRDVTQGAITLAEILQERRSVDLSVDTLVAGALVHDVSKLYEFDGMEPTSVGDLLGHPYYGVYVVAAAGLPVELAHIVLSHTHRTSVEPATLEAAIIRQVDNAAAIAIRSQAVADLRKV, encoded by the coding sequence ATGGACCGACACTATAAAGCTATCGAACAGGCTTTTCCTGAACTGGCAACAATCGAGAGTAATGATCTTCGTACAGGTGTCCGCGAGGCATGGGCTACTGCGATAGCTGACAACGACATCAACGATATAGAAACCGTCGCGTGGTTGCCGCCAGTCCAACGAGACCTCGGTCTAGCGGATGAGCTGCTGGTTCCGCACATTCGAGACGTGACTCAAGGAGCAATCACACTTGCAGAAATCCTCCAAGAGCGACGCTCCGTTGACCTCTCTGTCGATACTCTCGTGGCAGGTGCGTTGGTTCATGATGTGAGCAAACTCTATGAGTTCGACGGCATGGAACCGACCAGTGTTGGGGACTTGCTCGGTCACCCTTACTACGGCGTGTACGTCGTCGCGGCGGCTGGGCTGCCGGTTGAACTCGCACATATCGTGTTGTCACACACTCACCGAACGAGCGTTGAGCCAGCAACACTCGAAGCTGCGATTATCCGACAAGTCGACAATGCAGCGGCCATTGCCATCCGTTCGCAAGCCGTCGCCGATCTCAGAAAGGTGTAA
- a CDS encoding MarR family winged helix-turn-helix transcriptional regulator, which translates to MISKAGFAVIDALSTGREATPVALATETGYSQAHIYEVLDKLLDAGLLVERRGPNNQRKVRVADHPVIEAYRTLQSELSHVEWTDLLLPATLRVCWFLDRPRRIADIAERLDITRQGVHKALSPLKHRAMLSPSGPEYAVSEDLAPLLSFARAVVTYEHRTRAREIAPSATVEWCDPKRALVRVQTTEDADTLLDAPDWQVTGLGRFKEYGLQFFLAGEPAFWYAPDGELTSADVVCHTLVLDSGSRRVSYAMLLIEKLNIDQETLTDTATWYALDSMVAAMFRALQGGFDDSDEMPVVLPSESEFMALKEQYGVA; encoded by the coding sequence ATGATTTCAAAGGCCGGATTCGCTGTGATCGACGCACTGAGTACCGGCCGCGAGGCGACGCCAGTAGCCCTCGCAACTGAAACCGGGTATTCACAGGCACACATCTACGAGGTGCTTGATAAATTGCTGGACGCGGGGCTCTTGGTCGAACGCCGTGGGCCCAACAACCAGCGGAAAGTCCGTGTCGCGGACCACCCAGTCATTGAAGCGTACCGGACGCTGCAGTCGGAACTCAGCCACGTTGAATGGACTGACCTCCTCTTGCCTGCTACCCTCCGAGTGTGCTGGTTTCTCGATAGACCACGTCGTATCGCGGACATCGCAGAACGGCTGGATATCACTCGGCAGGGTGTCCACAAGGCGTTGTCACCACTCAAGCATCGGGCGATGCTGTCCCCGTCCGGCCCTGAGTATGCGGTGAGTGAGGACCTCGCGCCGCTCTTGTCGTTCGCTCGGGCCGTCGTGACCTACGAGCACCGAACGCGGGCCCGCGAAATCGCACCGAGTGCGACTGTCGAGTGGTGCGACCCGAAACGCGCGCTCGTCCGCGTGCAGACCACCGAGGATGCGGACACGCTACTGGACGCACCTGATTGGCAGGTTACCGGACTCGGTCGATTCAAGGAGTACGGGTTACAGTTCTTTCTCGCGGGGGAACCCGCGTTCTGGTATGCACCCGACGGGGAACTCACGTCTGCCGACGTGGTATGTCACACACTCGTCCTCGATAGTGGATCCCGTCGCGTTAGCTATGCAATGCTGTTGATCGAGAAGTTGAACATCGACCAAGAGACGCTTACAGACACTGCAACGTGGTACGCTCTGGATTCCATGGTCGCTGCGATGTTCCGGGCACTGCAGGGAGGGTTCGATGACTCGGATGAGATGCCTGTTGTCCTTCCGAGTGAATCAGAATTTATGGCGCTCAAAGAGCAGTACGGAGTCGCATGA